From a region of the Panicum virgatum strain AP13 chromosome 2K, P.virgatum_v5, whole genome shotgun sequence genome:
- the LOC120694976 gene encoding RNA-binding protein CP33, chloroplastic-like, translating to MAAAATFRSLHQPAASGVPVPLPSVRLQGLQRHRVGLDLGLRLLFASPRGRPVLLPPPAAVTGEAFSSDGEEEEEYFDEGESEPEVEAPRAYSSTRSRPTRGEDPGRLFVGNLPYTFTSEELSEAFVEAGRVDDAQHIIYDKVTNRSCGFAFVTMATAEEAAKAIQMFDGAVRFELVEVIMAIALAFSLVTLV from the exons atggccgccgccgctacgtTCCGCTCTCTGCACCAGCCTGCGGCCAGTGGCGTCCCCGTCCCGCTCCCTAGCGTCCGGCTCCAGGGCCTGCAGCGCCACCGAGTCGGCCTCGACctcggcctccgcctcctcttcgCGTCGCCCCGCGGCCGTCCCGTCCTGCTCCCGCCCCCCGCCGCGGTCACCGGAGAGGCGTTCTCGTCGgacggagaggaagaggaggagtacttCGACGAGGGAGAGAGCGAGCCGGAGGTCGAGGCCCCGCGCGCGTACTCGTCGACACGGAGCCGGCCGACGCGCGGCGAGGATCCCGGCCGGCTCTTCGTCGGCAACCTGCCCTACACCTTCACCTCCGAGGAACTCTCCGAGGCCTTCGTCGAGGCCGGCAGGGTCGATGACGCGCAG caTATAATCTACGACAAGGTCACCAACCGGAGCTGCGGCTTTGCCTTCGTCACCATGGCCACAGCCGAGGAGGCCGCCAAGGCCATCCAGATGTTCGATGGCGCCGTGA GATTTGAGTTGGTTGAGGTAATTATGGCGATCGCACTTGCATTTTCTCTGGTAACTCTTGTTTAA